From one Butyricimonas faecihominis genomic stretch:
- a CDS encoding lipopolysaccharide biosynthesis protein, whose amino-acid sequence MTNLKEKAIYGMIWSAVERFGYMFIMFLSNFFLARLLNPDDFGLIGMILIFITVANIIVDGGFASALIQKKTINDEDYSTAFYVNIVIALLLYLLLYCSAPCISNFYKEPLLTFLLRVIGVVLLTNSLSVVQIAKIKRELNFKYLGIVSIVSSFLGCCLGVACAFCSLGVWSLVIQMLTISLIRSIMLFVTSSWKPACYFSIKVLKQQFNFGSMILLSNLIDTIYSNTLPLIIGRSFSSKTLGLYTQARTLESVPNQTLTTIVGQVTFPIFSKLQDEPDKLLNGLRKTTRCLVYINFPLMILLIIIADPLFRILYTEKWVEAVPFFQIACLGGMLSSSIQLNNSILLAQGFSKLFFFSRFVKQLLGFFLILMIAFIGNLWWLMIVGTVLIPLLFLLVSIFYTRRVMPCYGFKEQILNIGDILLISLLCGCISYVLCDYVFLECIFIELCMKVVVYCFSYTLISRYFLVKEFQIFYNEMKQLFVKLKSTKMHL is encoded by the coding sequence ATGACAAATTTAAAAGAAAAAGCGATTTATGGGATGATTTGGAGTGCTGTGGAGAGATTTGGATACATGTTTATAATGTTTTTATCTAACTTTTTCTTAGCACGTTTATTAAACCCTGACGATTTTGGTCTAATAGGGATGATTTTGATTTTTATTACTGTTGCTAATATTATTGTTGATGGGGGATTTGCATCAGCTCTGATTCAAAAGAAAACAATTAATGATGAAGATTATTCAACGGCATTTTATGTGAATATTGTAATAGCCTTACTTTTATATTTATTACTATATTGTAGTGCTCCTTGCATTTCTAATTTCTATAAAGAACCATTATTAACCTTCTTATTACGTGTCATTGGTGTTGTCTTGTTAACGAACTCATTGAGTGTTGTCCAAATTGCGAAAATAAAACGGGAATTGAATTTTAAATATTTAGGAATAGTTTCTATCGTTTCTTCATTTTTGGGATGTTGTTTAGGGGTTGCTTGTGCCTTTTGTTCGCTAGGAGTATGGAGTTTAGTAATTCAGATGTTGACTATTAGTTTGATTAGATCAATAATGTTATTTGTGACTTCTTCTTGGAAACCTGCGTGCTATTTTTCTATAAAAGTATTAAAACAACAATTTAATTTCGGGTCAATGATCTTATTATCAAATTTGATAGATACTATTTATTCTAATACATTACCATTGATTATTGGGAGATCATTTTCATCTAAAACATTAGGATTGTATACTCAAGCAAGAACTTTAGAGAGTGTGCCTAATCAAACTCTGACAACCATCGTAGGGCAGGTTACATTTCCTATTTTTTCAAAATTGCAAGATGAACCTGATAAATTATTAAATGGTCTTCGAAAAACAACACGATGTTTAGTGTATATTAATTTTCCTTTGATGATATTGTTAATTATTATAGCAGATCCTTTATTTCGCATTTTGTATACAGAAAAATGGGTTGAAGCTGTTCCATTCTTTCAAATAGCTTGTTTGGGAGGGATGTTATCGTCTTCGATACAATTAAATAATTCTATTTTATTAGCACAAGGATTTTCTAAATTATTTTTTTTTAGCCGTTTTGTTAAACAATTATTGGGTTTCTTTTTAATATTGATGATCGCATTTATAGGAAATTTGTGGTGGTTAATGATTGTGGGAACGGTTCTAATTCCTTTATTATTTCTTCTTGTAAGTATTTTTTATACAAGAAGAGTAATGCCGTGTTATGGGTTTAAAGAACAAATTTTAAATATTGGGGATATATTATTGATTAGTTTACTATGTGGATGTATATCTTATGTATTATGTGATTATGTATTTTTAGAATGCATTTTCATTGAATTATGTATGAAAGTAGTAGTGTACTGTTTTTCATATACGTTGATTTCTAGATATTTTCTTGTCAAAGAGTTTCAGATTTTTTATAATGAAATGAAACAATTGTTTGTTAAATTGAAATCAACTAAAATGCATTTATAA
- a CDS encoding sugar-transfer associated ATP-grasp domain-containing protein, whose amino-acid sequence MKSFLKKAFNIFFNKLIYRYCKFKLDKYLKNVCKPKIKLTTTEKKMVDEVWKKLKLKYNYDWFSFYKSFENGFSPYYIPQDIWSGIEFILNPLQYRNMLSHKGFLHKFVSSEYLPHTLINIIEGVIYDENDQIISKECARDILWNNREFVKKYSTNFGGGNGVCFYDLSKNNDEEKNKIISEILETSEDLICQQTLKISDELSRYNPYSVNTIRVFTINLNGSVSVVSSYMRMSSSQRKNDNVCTGGVYIGVKSDGKLHEYGLNKGFQRFYKAPSMISFKGEKITSYEKIKNVVTEQHGKIPFVKFVAWDVTIDINNNIRIIELNLDSQNLEYHQPFNGPFLKDRTEEVINYVMRIDSKRFWYV is encoded by the coding sequence ATGAAATCTTTTTTGAAGAAAGCATTTAATATATTTTTTAACAAATTGATTTATCGTTATTGTAAATTTAAATTAGATAAATATCTTAAAAATGTCTGTAAGCCCAAAATTAAGTTAACAACGACTGAAAAAAAAATGGTGGATGAGGTATGGAAAAAATTGAAATTGAAGTACAATTATGACTGGTTCAGTTTTTATAAGTCATTTGAAAACGGTTTTTCGCCTTATTATATTCCTCAGGATATATGGAGTGGTATCGAATTTATCTTGAATCCATTACAGTATAGAAACATGTTGTCTCATAAGGGATTTTTACATAAATTTGTTAGTAGTGAGTATTTACCTCATACGTTGATAAATATTATAGAAGGAGTAATTTATGATGAGAATGACCAAATTATATCAAAAGAATGTGCAAGAGATATTCTATGGAATAATCGAGAATTTGTAAAAAAGTATTCAACAAATTTTGGAGGAGGGAATGGTGTTTGTTTTTATGATTTATCTAAAAATAATGATGAAGAAAAAAATAAAATTATTTCAGAAATTTTAGAAACATCCGAAGATTTGATTTGCCAGCAGACATTAAAAATATCGGATGAATTGTCTCGGTATAATCCATATTCTGTAAATACTATACGGGTGTTTACAATAAATTTGAATGGCTCCGTATCAGTTGTATCTTCTTATATGAGAATGTCTTCGTCTCAACGTAAAAATGATAATGTGTGTACGGGAGGGGTGTATATAGGAGTGAAAAGTGATGGAAAATTACATGAATATGGTTTAAATAAAGGTTTTCAACGTTTTTATAAAGCTCCCTCGATGATTTCTTTTAAAGGAGAGAAGATTACTTCTTATGAAAAAATTAAAAATGTTGTGACAGAACAACATGGAAAAATTCCATTTGTAAAATTTGTTGCATGGGATGTCACTATAGATATTAACAATAATATTCGAATAATAGAATTGAATCTTGATTCTCAAAATTTAGAATATCATCAACCTTTTAATGGACCTTTTTTAAAAGACAGAACGGAAGAGGTGATTAATTATGTGATGAGAATTGATTCCAAACGCTTTTGGTACGTATGA
- a CDS encoding O-antigen polymerase, whose translation MARKLVFVLIITIYRVLLDKLYVSTISPFFSYDSLIINRSESVYVFSWGILLILTWCVYPFLKKETSFISFVVAMLFLFKVIPFTSFIACNAQPWEFIVLQTIYWSLIFVLLRVVPSFRIPYLGKNTLFINGVTFIFVAVIVFLSGYYAHFRLHFSLMDVYDLRREARDYDIPIVLGYIHSAAAKVLPLLLIFYVGQKKRVIVLFIVLAILLSFGVNGMKSTFLNLFLCLGLYYLHSKYLLSKLSIGLIFLCIVALFEFSFLGSYFISDILIRRILYIPSLLDTYYYNYAIEYGPLYFNPVVNKTDIAYVIGGFWRTSRTCANNGLFSDAYINLGIWGVFIYPFVYTIFFKYVESIFRGKDYGITFYAAFIITYNMISSFFTVCLLTHGMFILCLIVMFMPSITNAPQRKIVPHL comes from the coding sequence ATGGCAAGGAAATTGGTATTTGTGCTGATAATAACAATATATCGAGTATTGTTGGATAAATTGTACGTTAGCACGATTTCTCCATTTTTTAGTTATGATAGTTTAATTATAAATAGAAGTGAGAGTGTTTACGTTTTTTCTTGGGGAATACTTTTGATTTTAACGTGGTGCGTTTATCCATTCTTGAAAAAAGAAACTAGTTTTATATCTTTTGTGGTAGCGATGTTGTTTTTGTTTAAGGTCATTCCTTTCACGTCATTCATTGCGTGTAATGCTCAACCCTGGGAATTTATTGTTTTACAAACTATTTATTGGTCTCTTATTTTTGTATTACTTAGAGTTGTACCATCATTTCGAATTCCTTACCTTGGTAAAAATACATTATTTATAAATGGGGTTACCTTTATTTTTGTCGCTGTTATCGTTTTTTTGTCGGGTTACTATGCCCATTTTCGTCTACATTTTTCACTAATGGATGTCTATGATTTACGTAGGGAGGCACGAGATTATGATATCCCAATCGTATTAGGATACATTCATAGTGCTGCAGCTAAGGTTCTTCCTTTATTATTAATTTTCTATGTAGGACAAAAGAAAAGAGTTATTGTACTATTTATTGTTTTGGCAATACTTTTGAGTTTTGGTGTAAATGGAATGAAATCAACTTTTCTGAATTTGTTTCTTTGTTTGGGACTCTATTATTTGCACTCTAAATATTTGTTATCAAAATTATCAATCGGTTTAATTTTTCTTTGTATAGTTGCTTTATTTGAATTTTCATTTTTGGGGAGTTATTTTATTTCTGATATTTTAATACGTAGGATATTATATATTCCATCTTTGTTGGATACATATTATTATAATTATGCTATTGAGTATGGTCCTCTTTATTTTAATCCAGTAGTCAATAAGACAGACATTGCATATGTTATTGGTGGTTTTTGGCGTACAAGTCGAACTTGTGCAAATAATGGACTATTTTCTGATGCTTATATAAATCTTGGTATTTGGGGGGTATTTATATATCCTTTTGTTTATACGATTTTTTTTAAATATGTAGAATCCATATTTAGAGGTAAAGATTATGGGATTACCTTCTATGCGGCTTTTATTATTACTTATAACATGATCAGTT